The following nucleotide sequence is from Triticum dicoccoides isolate Atlit2015 ecotype Zavitan chromosome 7B, WEW_v2.0, whole genome shotgun sequence.
CAGCAGCATCAGCGCTGGTCGGTGATACAGCACCGAGATCAACGAATGAGGGATCGCCGGCGGGCAGGGCCGACACTCACGTAAGGCCCGTAGAGGTCGATGTAACCTTGGAGCATGATGTCCCTGAGCTTCTGCCCGCCGCACGCCGTCCGGTAGTGCACGTCCGGCGTCCCGTCCGGCAGCAGCCGAGGCTGCAATTGCATGCAGCATCATCGCCGGCCGACGAATGGAAACCAAAAAGCAGAGCAAATAACCGACCGATCAAGGCAGAAGAGAAGGACTCACGCTGACGAACGCAAAGTCGACGGACGGCGGCTCCACCGTCGTCTCAGAGTCGGCGGTGGCAGGCTCGGCGCCCGTCTCGACGGCACGGACGGCGCGGAGGCTCCTCCCGCTCTTCCTCCTCCCCTGCTGCTGCTGCGGCAGGTGGACAGAGCGGTGCTGCttctcgttgctgctgctgcaggAAGGAGCTGGATGATGGGCGGAGGAGGTGCCGAGCAGGCTGATGAACTGCAGTGTCGCCGCCATTGCCGCAGCCTGCGAGCTGCGCAGTCGTCAAGGTTTTTGAGTCTTATCCTGTTCTGCTGCTATATTCGTTTCGGCTTTGTGTCCTGTGGCCGCTGAGGGCTCAGCACTCGGCTTTGTGCTATCAAAATCTTATCTGCTGCTGGCTACCTGTGGCCGCTGAGGGAGGTTCTATTTGGCGACCGGGGCGCCCCAGGACGCGGAAACGCGCGACAGCTATATCCTGCCATAAGAGCAACTTAGCAGACCCTGCAAAAGActccgacccgcaaaataaccgccaaaatatgGGCTAAAATGTGGGTCGGCGCGGAAAATCCCGCCGAACAGACCACGCCAACGCGGCCAGCCCGCAAAATTTTTTGAGGGGCACGGCAAAATCTTGGCCCCAAACCATATATTTGCGGGTTTTCGCCTCGCCCCTACAGTGCCCCATACCGAAGTGAAgcggttggcgggagggacatttcagtCCGCGCCCCTTTCCCCACCTCCTTCCGCCGTCGCCCGCCATAGGTTCTGCCCGTCCACCGCCGCCGATTCCGGCCAAATCTGCGGGCGAAATCGCGCCGTNNNNNNNNNNNNNNNNNNNNNNNNNNNNNNNNNNNNNNNNNNNNNNNNNNNNNNNNNNNNNNNNNNNNNNNNNNNNNNNNNNNNNNNNNNNNNNNNNNNNNNNNNNNNNNNNNNNNNNNNNNNNNNNNNNNNNNNNNNNNNNNNNNNNNNNNNNNNNNNNNNNNNNNNNNNNNNNNNNNNNNNNNNNNNNNNNNNNNNNNNNNNNNNNNNNNAGCGCCCTCGAGCCGGCCCTCGTCGCCGCCCGGGATCGATCGTCCTcgagccgcccctcgtcgccgctggTTAGTGTTTGTTTGTGCTTCGTGTCGAGCGCTCCGCATAGTTGGTTGATGCGGCGTGCGCTTCTCGTTCATGTAGAAGGAATTAAGCCCGTGCGATAAGTTTTTGCTCTCCGATCGGAAGACTCGGATGTTGAGACGATGCTTTCACACTTTTGGCAGCAGACATTGGTGATGGCTCTTGCCGTCAAGGAGCACAAAGACGAGAATCGAAAGAGGCGGCGAGGATCGACCGTCGGGCGTCTTTGCATTCCTCAAAATCGCCATCTCGGGAACGAGATGTTGATGTAAGACTATTTCGCGGAGAATCCAACATATCCACCGCACCTTTTCTGGAGAAGGTATCGAATGTGTCGATCCCTCTTTGTGAAAATTGTTCAAGCTTGCGAGGCAAATTGTCGGTATTTTACTCAACGAAGAAATGTTACGGGCTtgaagggatttagtgcatatcaaaaaatctcggcagctatgcgggtgattgcatatggcgTTCTG
It contains:
- the LOC119338046 gene encoding photosynthetic NDH subunit of subcomplex B 3, chloroplastic-like, producing MAATLQFISLLGTSSAHHPAPSCSSSNEKQHRSVHLPQQQQGRRKSGRSLRAVRAVETGAEPATADSETTVEPPSVDFAFVSPRLLPDGTPDVHYRTACGGQKLRDIMLQGYIDLYGPYDKLLLNCSGGGECGTCIVEVVEGGEMLSPKNEVEKEKLKRKPKSWRLACQATVGNPDSTGQMVIQQLPEWKVHKWEK